The Hordeum vulgare subsp. vulgare chromosome 7H, MorexV3_pseudomolecules_assembly, whole genome shotgun sequence DNA window TTTTCTTTAATTATAGAAGCTACATTTCACTTTTTACTAACTTGTTTAAAAAACAATCACATCAATTCCAATtgcacatttttaaaataatatattttgaatgatttagaaaaatgatttcaaAATAACTTATTTCACTcattttgaaaataataataacatATTTCACTTATTTCATAATAACATATTTCACTCATTTTAAAACAGATTTCACACATTTTAAAACAGATTTCATTTATTTCAAATAATACATTTCACTcgtttaaaaatatatttcataATAATAGATTCCActcatttaaaaatatatttaactCATTTCATACTAACATATTTCACTCATTTCTTAGTAACTTATTTCACTCATACTTGGGTCGCACATTTCACTTTCGAGTGACTTGTTTCACAAAAAACACATCTATCTGAATTGTATATTTTAAAataacatattttaactcttttgAAATAAATTGTTACAACTTTTAAAAAGAAATAAACAGTTAAACATTCTCAAATAATCAGTTTGACAAGTGGACATTTCAGTTCCATATTTGGGTCAAATAGGTTTCTTTCACATATTTCTCGTGAAGTAGGTTTGTTCCACATTTTCTGGTGAATAAAGGTTTCGTTTTCACATATAGAATGTGACACATTGAAATTTGAATGTGTTTGAAATGTTTTCAAAGCAGGTCTAGTTCTAAAGGTCTTGATGCCAGGAGTCCAAATATATAAGTTCCAAAATCAAGTTTatagtttaaaagatatgagtgatTTAAATTATTTAACATGAAATAAAATGTATGTTTTTTtagaagagagagaggagagagctgcGTACCTTTCCTGATAAAAGATGTACTTTGGGCCCATTATACTGACACTGATTTGATTAAACAAAAAGATACAAAACATATATTTTTTCGACATGTACAAAGCATATATTAGTACATCTAGGTGAGCCATAGTGCACGATAGAGAAAGCGAACGGCTGGACAGTATTTTTTCATTCAGGCTTGGTTCTTGAGAGAATGAATAGAGAGAGTCGCGGGGCGGGACGGAtcaaaaaccctagccgccgccatcaAGAGAACCAATCTTCCGGCGGCTCTCCTCCGTGAGGTCCTCGGTTGTGAGGATGGTCGTCGGATCCCGCGCGTGCGGATCTTTTTTTGCTTTAGGGTTAGGGTCCTAGTAGCTTAGGTCTTTGATCGTTTGACGTCTTGGCTTCGATGACGGCGACGGTTATGTTGAATAAAGAAGTTCGGATTTTTCTTTGACGAGGCGATCGTTTCTATGATCAGTGATGGATTTGAAAAATAGTTTGTTCAAGCGGGAATATCGTGGCGGCGATGATATTCTTGTGGTGGACTTATGTCCTCGGGCTTCGCCGTTGCAACGACGTGTGCTCCACCGTCGGCGCGGAGCTTGGGAGGTAGTCCAGGAGCGGATACGGATTGTGGTCTGCATCAACGACATCTGGAAGATAGACGTGTGCTCGGTTCGTGGTTGATGGATGACATGTGTGGTCTCCTCCTTCGGTGTCTTAGTCATAATGTGTCAAATCTGGAGTTCGATGACGTGTCCGGGGTATTGCCCCCGTCTGATTCGTTCATCGACAGTGGCTTCATCTCTGATGAGCCACCTTGAAGATTCGCAAAGCTGCATATCAACGATGATGGCGAGTCGAGTTCGGGCGAGAAGATGATCCATCAGCTTTTTCTCTGATAGTTGCTGCGATGGTGCCGAAGACACGTGATGGAGGTTCGTGTCAAGCTCAACGATGTTCTGCTATCTTTTTGGTTTGTCATGTTAAACTTTATGTAATTTGTAATTTGATCTTTATTATAGGAATGTGACACGTATTATCATAAAAAAAAAAGCGAATGGTCACAGATGTATCGGAAGGTACCGTTACCGTGCAAAATGACTTTGCAACACAACCTCAGGCGTCACCACCAGACGAACAACTTCTTGTAAAAAAGTTTTCCCTAACTATTTTTCAATCAAACGAACACATGATTAATTCAACTGCAGCAATACTACCGATTGAAACATTGAAGCAAACATTTTCCCAAAATGTCCTCATTTGACAAATGGCGAAAACCGTTGGCATTGACCAAGTGACACATACGGCATGCCGGAGGTGATGGCAAGCACTATATCAGCAGTCGCCGCGTGCAGGCCtgttgaagaagaacaacaacattggTCATGCGGGGCACTACTAAACCCTCTACCAAGAACCATTCCTTATACTAGATCAATCGGAAGATTCCATTAGTCAAATCATTCAGACGTCGAACGAGCTGGCAGAATCCGTCGGGGCTGCTCGCACACCATTATTCATTTCTACGTGCATACATGCGCACCAAAACCTCCCCTCTCCAAACTggaaatgaatttattttttcatCATCTTATATAAGCTAGGCGCCCCCTCTGAATTCTCTACCAACTCGAAGTCGTCGATCGCAGGAATCAGTTGGCTATCCACAGGCAAGGAGGAGATGGGGATGTCGATGCGGGCTCTCGTCGCCGTCGTGGCCTTCGCGGCGGTGCtgaagctcgggctcgtcggcgcCAACTTCGCGGACCTGTGCGACATCACGTGGGAGCCGCAGAACGCCGCGATGACGGACGGAGGGGAGCACCTCACGCTCTCCCTCGTCAGCAACATCTCAGGTAACACATCGTACTATCTCTCAGCAGCTGTGCATTGTCAAAATGCTCTTTGTATTACTGAAAAACTCCGTTTGTACGTACGTGGCGACATGATCGTTACCATTTTGGGATTGTTGGTTTCATCAGGCAGTATGCTCCGGACCAAGAAGACGTTCATCTACGGCAGCATATCCACCTTGATCAAGCTGGTCAAGGGCAACTCCGCCGGCACCGTCACAACCTACTATGTACGTCAACATATTGTTTGCCGCCATACATATGGCACATTTCTCGTCAGACCTATGCATGTCTATGAGAAACTGATGATTGATCGTGAGAAACTAATTGTGACAGACGTCGTCGGTGGGCGACGACCACGACGAGATCGACTTCGAGTTCCTGGGCAACGAGACGGGCCAGCCCTACACCATCCACACCAACGTGTTCGCGGACGGCGTGGGCGCCAAGGAGATGCAGTTCTACCCCTGGTTCGACCCCACCGCCGACTTCCACAACTACACCATCTTCtggaacccctccatgatcgtgtaaGCAGCCCATGCATGCATCCCTCTCACACCAATCCCTTGTAGCTAGGCTTGTACTGCGTCTGAGGATCAAGGGAGGCTGACTAACTTGGATCGGTCgaccgtgtgtgtgtgtgtgcgcgcgcatgCAGGTGGTTCGTGGACAGCATCCCGATCCGCGTGTTCCGCAACTACGCGAGCAAGGGCGTGCCGTTCCCGACGAAGCGGCCGATGTACGGCTTCTCCAGCATCTGGTCAGCGGACGACTGGGCCACGCAGGGCGGCCGCGTCAAGACGGACTGGACCAAGGCGCCCTTCGTCGCCGAGTACAGCAACATGGGGCTCAACGTCTGCGAGTGCTCGGGCGCCGACGCCGAGTGCGCCGCCGGCTGCAACGCGTCCACCGCGCCGGAGCCGTCCCAGCTCACCAAGGAGCAGATGCGCCAGCTCAGGGCCGTGCAGCTCGGCTACACCATCTACGACTACTGCGCCTCCGccagggaagacggcaaaggccccgtgCCGCCCGAGTGCGACATGGAACAGTACTGATGATAAAATCAAGGACTGCGCTATACGATGATCCATGATCAACACGATGCGCGCATGCATTCCTCCCATTTTGTTTCCTTGGATGTTGGAGGGGCGTCGCCTCGGATCTCCTGATATGTTTATTCTTTTGCGTTGATTGTTTCTTGCGAGATTACTACGTGCATTCTCTTCTGGCCTGATCGATGATGTATGATGATCCAAAGAGGATGTTGCCTTCTCTCGGATATAAAGTTTCTCCTGTTGGGATCACATAGTGGTAAATGGTGCGTCTTTCTCAAGTGAAATGATCGCCGCTAGTAAAATCAATGTTAATGCTTGATGCACCCAATTTACTGGAATCCTTTTATGTTACACAACTGATTTATGGATCCTAAGGAAAATGTAAGTTCTGAATTTTTTTGCGAAAACAATCAGGGATATACTAGATAGCTACGTATTCCATAGACACTTATCAATTTAAATGTTCACAAAATGGTATGGCCATGTGCGACCTAGCTGAAAATGAGAAATGGGATAGCTTCGTAGCGCAGTTTATAAACTTAAACTATAACAGCATCTTGAATAGAAGACGCAAATTTTAGAGATGTAAAACAGGAGATGTAAAAATTTACATCTCTAAAAAGTGGCTTTTATCTTCGAAAAAGGACCAACTTCAATAGATGATGCAAAACAAAGATGTAAAAGTGCAACTTCAATAGAAGATGCAAATTTGGAGATGTAAAACAGGAGATGTAAAAATTTACATCCTAAAAGTGCTTTTTGAATCTTCAAAAAAGGACCAGCTTCAATAGATGATGCAAAACAGAGATGTAAAAGTGCAACTCCAATAGGTAATGCAAAATGAAGATGTAAAAACTAGTGGGCAGTGGCCGAATCGGGGCGGCGGCAGTGGGGACGGCGGCGGAGGAGCATCGGAGGGACGGCGAGGGTGGCGAATCGGTGCAGCACGGCGCAAATCAGCGCGGCGGAGCAGCGGTGATTCGAagcggagagaggaggaggagcggctTATGGGCGGCGACGAAGGTGGGGGAGGGGCCAGAGGAGGAAGCCACGGTCGTCGGCGACAGCCAATCGCCTGCCGCTGCCGCGCCCGACTTCAAAATTCTGGCCAGCCAAGGTTGGTTTGTTGCCGAGTTACGCCCCCACGCCGTATCCGCTTCACACCTCCATCATGGCTTTGCAGCCCGCTACTTCTTCGCATGCagctcctgttggaaatatgccctagaggtaataataaaatagttattattatatttcctgtttccagataatcgcttattatccatgttataattgtattgaatgaaaacatgaatGCATGTGTGGCTATAtagaaaactatgtccctagtaagcctctagttgactagctagttgatcaaggatggttaaggtttcctgaccatatacaagtgtggtcacttgatgactggatcacaacattgggagaatgatgtgatggacaagacccaaactataaacgtagcatgtgatcatgtcattttgttgctattgttttttgcgtgtcaagtattcattcctatgaccatgagatcatataactcactgacaccggaggaataccttgtgtgtatcaaacatctcaacgttactgggtgactataaaggtgctctacatgtatctccaaaggtgtccgttgagttagcatggatcaagactggaatttgtcactccgtgtgacggagaggtgtctcggggcccactcggtaatacaacatcacatataagccttgcaagcaatttgactaaagtgttagtcacgggatcttgtattacggaacgagtaaagagacttgccggtaacgagattgaaataggtatagggataccgacgatcaaatctcgggcaagtaacataccggaggacaaagggaatggtatacgggattatatgaatccttggcacagaggttcaaccgataagatcttcttagaatatgtaggatccaatatggacatccaggtcccgctattgtatattaaccggggagtgtctcgggtcatgtctccatagttctcgaacccgcagggtctgcacacttaaggttcggtgacgtttcggtatagttgacttataggtgctggtgaccgaagttttgttcgaagtcccggatgagatcacggatgtcacgacggtttctggaatagtctggaaacaaagattgatatataggattgttgcatttggcttccagaaagatttcgggcattgccggtagtgtatcgggaatgatgaatgggttccggggttttaccgggagggtccacccacccgggagagaaccaaataggcccatgggtggcacaccagcccttagtgggctggtgaagccagcccaatagggctatttcggccaaggagaaaaaaaatgcaaaaaggaaaaaaaaagagaggaggtgggaaggaaggaagggactcctccctccaaaccgaattggaagaggatccctcctcctcccacttcggccgacgccttcgaggctcccttgagcctcaaggctagcccctcccctcctcctataaacacTAGAGGTTTTagtgtttttgagacacaactttgccacgtgcaaccctaaacctctacttcgtagttcttcctctagatcggatttctgcggagctcgggtggagccctgcaggaataagatcatcaccatcaccggcgcaccgtcacgctgtcggagaactcatctacttccctgtctctcttgttggatcaagaaggcagagatcgtcatcgagctgtacgtgtgctgaacgcggaggtgtcgtccgttcggtgctagatcaagacggatcgtgggacgacggtgatttgaatcacgaagcagttccactacatcaactatgtttcttaacgcttcccgcttagcgatctacaagggtatgtggatccgatcttcctctcgtagatgaacatcaccatgataggtcttcgtgtgcgtaggataatttttgtttcccatgcaacgttccccaacagtggcatcatgagccaggttcatgcgtagatgtaatctcgagtagaacacaaaagtttttgtgggcgttgatgttcgatttgctgccctccttggtcttttctcgatttggtggtattgttggattgaagcggctcggaccaaccttactcgtacacttacgatggaccggtttcatcgactaacatgcaactttttgcataaagatgactggcggtgtctgtttcttcaactttagttgaatcagatttgaccgaggcggtccttggagaaaggttaaatagcaattttcatatcaccgttgtggctttgcgtaagtaagatgcgatcatactagatacccatagcagccacgtaaaacatgcaacaacaaattagaggacgtctaacttgtttttgcagggtatgcatgtgatgttatatggccaaagaaatgatgtgatatattggatgtatgagatgatcatgttgtaatagttaaatatcgacttgcatgtcgatgctacggcaaccggcgggagccatagggttgtctttaaactaacgtttgtgcttgcagatgcgtttactatattgctaggttgtagctttggtagtaatagcatagatagcacgacaacctcgatgacgacacgatgatggagatcatggtgtggctcctgtgacgatgaagatcatgccggtgctttggtgatggagatcaagaagcacaagatcatggccatatcatgtcacttatgaattgcatgtgatgttaatccttttatgcaccttatcttgcttagaacgacggtagcattataaggtcatCCCTtaccaaaatttcaagataaaattgtgttctccccgactgtgcaccgttgcgacagttcgtcatttcgagacaccatgtgatgatcgggtgtgatagactcaacgttcacatacaacgggtgcaaaacagttgcacacgtggaacactcgggttaaacttgacgagcctagcatgtacagacatggcctcggaacacaagagaccgaaaggtcgagcatgaatcgtattgttgatatgattaacatagagatgtttaccactgaaactacactcaactcacgtgatgatcggacttgagttagtgaatttagatcatgccacactcaaataacaaGAGGGATATCTATTTTAGTGGGGGTTTATTAAtaatatgattagctgaactctaattgtcttgaacataatctaagtaaactttgcaatatttttatgttgtagatcaatggctcgtgcagtagcaaccccgaatttaatacgttcctagagaaagctaagatgaaagatgatggtagcaactttgtagactgggctcataatctgaggcttatcctacaagctgggcaaaagaattatgtcctcgaTGCAGCGctgggagatgaaccacccgctacggctgaacaagatgttttgaacgtttggcaagcgcgtaaggaggactactcagtagttcaatgtgcagtcttgtatggcttagaaccgggacttcaacgacgctttgaacctcatggagcatatgagatgttccaggagttgaagtttatctttgagaaaaatgcccagatcgagaggtatgagacctccgataaattctatgcttgcaaaatggaggagaattcgtctgtcactgaacatgtgctcaaaatgtctgggtactcaaaccgtctagctgagctggggattgatctcccgcaagaggctatcactgacagaactcttcaatcactgccacctagctacaagagctttgtattgaactataacatgcaagggatgaataagtcacccggcaagttatttgcgatgctgaaagtcgcggagtcagaaatacggaaagagcatcaagtgttgatggtcaataagaccacttgtttcaagaaaagcggcaaaggcaagaagggtaactccaagaagagcggcaaaactgttgcccctccgacaaagaaacccaaggctggacctaagctggaaacagagtgctattattgcaaggggatgggttactggaagcagaactgccgcaagtatttggctgataagaaggcagccaacgccaagcaaggtatatgtgatatacatgttattgatgtgtacctaaccaactctcgtagtagtgcctgggtattttataccagttctgttgctcacatttgcaactcgaagcaggaactgtgaaataaacgaaggctggcgaaggatgaagtgacgatgcgcgtgggaaatggttccaaggttgatgcaatcttcgtcagcacggtctcacttcagttaccgtcgggattagttacgaacttaaataactgttatttagtgtctgcgttaagcatgaacactatatgtggatcttgtttattgcgaggcggTTAATCatctaagtcaaagaataatggttgttcttttTATATGagcaatatcttttatggtcatgcacccaatgtgaggggtttgttcatattgaatcttgattgtgatgacacacatatccataacattgagaccaaaagatgtagatgctggaaatatgccctagaggcaatgataaatagttattattatatttcctatttaaagacaatcgtttattatccatgctataattgtatcgaatgaaaacatagatacatgtgtggatacatagacaaaacaatgtccctagcaagcctctagttggctagccagttgatcaatgatagtcaaggttttctggctatatgcaagtgttgtcacttgataactggatcacatcattaggagaatcatgtgatggactagacccaaactatgaacgtagcatattgatcgtgtcgttttattgctatttttttctgcgtgtcaagtatttgttcctatgaccatgagatcatataagtcactggcaccggaggaataccttgtgtgcatcaaacgtcacaacataactgggtgactataaaggttctctacaggtatctccaaaggtgtccgttgagttagtatggatcaagactgggatttgtcactccgtgtgacggagaggtatctcggggcccactcggtaatacaacatcacacacaagccttgcaagcaatgcgaaaAAGTGGAAGTCACGAaagcttgtattacgaaacgagtaaacagacttgccggtaacaagattgaaataggtatgcggataccgagggtcgaatctcgggcaagtaacataccgaaggacaaagggaatgacatacgggattatatgaatccttgacactgaggttcaaccgataagatcttcggagaatatgtaggatccaatatgggcatccaggttccgctattggatattgaccgaggagtccatcggggcatgtctacatagttctcgaacccgcagggtctgcacacttaaggttcgatgatgttttagtgtagttgagttatatgtgtggttaccaaattttatttggagtcccggatgagatcacggacgtcacgagggtttccggaatggtctggaaatgaagattgatatataggatggtttcatttggttaccggaaagtttcgggcaattccggcagtataccgggagtgacgaatgggttccgggagttcaccgggaggggcccacccacccgggagtgagcccaagggcatagggtggcgccacaagtccctagtgggctggtggagtctgcccaaggggcccatggcgccacttaaagaaataccaaaaagaaaagaaaaaaaaagggaaattgggaggtgggaaggaagaggaggactc harbors:
- the LOC123410155 gene encoding probable xyloglucan endotransglucosylase/hydrolase protein 26, with translation MGMSMRALVAVVAFAAVLKLGLVGANFADLCDITWEPQNAAMTDGGEHLTLSLVSNISGSMLRTKKTFIYGSISTLIKLVKGNSAGTVTTYYTSSVGDDHDEIDFEFLGNETGQPYTIHTNVFADGVGAKEMQFYPWFDPTADFHNYTIFWNPSMIVWFVDSIPIRVFRNYASKGVPFPTKRPMYGFSSIWSADDWATQGGRVKTDWTKAPFVAEYSNMGLNVCECSGADAECAAGCNASTAPEPSQLTKEQMRQLRAVQLGYTIYDYCASAREDGKGPVPPECDMEQY